The following nucleotide sequence is from Thermodesulfobacteriota bacterium.
GCCGGGGGCATCGGTCGGGACCGCGTCACCGGAGGTAAGGCACCGGGTAAAGGTCTGAGGCGGCATCTCCGGCATGCCGGGCATCTCGGTCTCGTAGGTCATCTCCCACTTGCCGTCCTGCATGTTGGGCGCGGCGTGGACCGGGAAGGCGAAGAGAATAAAAACGAAAACAGCCGGTATAAACGCTTTCGCTAAGATGCCTCACCTCCCTTTCGATGCTGACGAAAAACGACCCCCTACTCCCACCTTATGACCTCCTGTTTGAAGTCTATCTCGTACTTGAGCCCCTTCAGGAAGTCCATCCCCAGGAGGCCGTCGAACCTGACCTCCGGCCCGTCGTGCTTTACCACTCCGACGATCATCCCGTTTGCCGTATGCGGACCCACGGACATGCTGGTCAGGTGTATCACGCTGACGTCGAGCAACCCGCCCCCTACCACCTGCACCTGCGTCTTAACGGCCTCGTCCATGTTAAGCATGAGCCGCTTCGCCACGTCGGCGTGGAGGACGGTGCCGGAGGCGCCGGTATCGAGCAGCAGCGTCACCGTCTCCCTCTTGCTCTTGTAGTTTATCTCCACAGGTACGAGGATCTGGTTATCCACTATGGCGACCTTCGTCTCTTTGACGGTTCCGGGGTCGCCGGAAGTGCCCACCATCTGCCACGCCCTCTTCTTCCCGCGCTTCAGGTGTTCGCACAGCACGTAACCCGCGACAAACGCCTCTCCCGGCCTCTTTACGGCGCACCAGGCCCCGCCGGGGCCCTCCATCTCGAACTCGACCGTTACCGTGTCCCCCCTCCCGAGCTCCTTCACAACACGGCTCGACGTGGACATCTTCTTATATACGGGCAGCGTGTCGACCGCTACGGTCGCCACGGCCAAGCCGCCGGGCAAGGGCCTGGAGAACGCCACGGACCGGACCCCTGGCCCGACCCCGGGCCAGAGAAGGACGGCGCCGAGGCAAACTACGGCGACAATGCGATATATGGACATGCGCGGCATTCTCATGGTTATCCCCCTCCTTTAAAAGATAACGGCGTTTAATTCTTCTTCGTAACCCTCAAAGAGAGATCTTCGAGCTGTTTCTTATCGACCGTGGACGGGGCCTCGCTCATGGGGCAAAGGGCCTTCTGGGTCTTGGGGAACGCTATGACGTCCCTTATGGACTCGCACCCGGCCATGACCGCGACGAGCCTGTCGAGCCCGAAGGCGATACCCCCGTGCGGCGGGGTGCCGAAAGATAGGGCGTCGAGGAAAAAGCCGAACTTCTCGCGCGCCTCCTCCTCGCCCATTCCGAGCAGCTCGAATATCTTCGCCTGCATCTTACGGTCGTGTATCCTTATGGACCCGCCGCCTATCTCTACACCGTTCAGCACCATATCGTAGGCCTTTGCCCGGGCCTTGCCGGGCTCCTTGCCGAGGGCCTCTATGGACTCTTCCCCCCCCTCATCCCCCTCCCCCCCCGCGCTCATGGGCGAGGTGAAGGGGTGGTGCATGGCGTAGTAGCGCTTTTCCGTCTCGTCGTACTCGAACATCGGGAAGTCCGTTACCCAGACGATACTAAAGCCCTCCGCCGGAATGATACCGAGCCTCCTGCCGAGTTCGAGCCTCAGCCTGCCGAGCACGGTATTGGCGACCGTGGCCCTGTCGGCCGAGAAGAGCAGGAGGTCCCCCTTTTCCGCCCCGACGGCCTCTTCTATC
It contains:
- a CDS encoding retropepsin-like aspartic protease translates to MRMPRMSIYRIVAVVCLGAVLLWPGVGPGVRSVAFSRPLPGGLAVATVAVDTLPVYKKMSTSSRVVKELGRGDTVTVEFEMEGPGGAWCAVKRPGEAFVAGYVLCEHLKRGKKRAWQMVGTSGDPGTVKETKVAIVDNQILVPVEINYKSKRETVTLLLDTGASGTVLHADVAKRLMLNMDEAVKTQVQVVGGGLLDVSVIHLTSMSVGPHTANGMIVGVVKHDGPEVRFDGLLGMDFLKGLKYEIDFKQEVIRWE